The sequence below is a genomic window from Streptomyces sp. B21-105.
GCTCCGGGGCCGGTGAGAGCGAGGACGGCGGCCACCGCGCCGTACCAGAAGGGGACCTCGCAGCCGCCCTTCTGGGCCCAGAAGCCGTTCGGCGCGGTCGCCGCGGCCGCGACCGCCATGGTGCCGACGATCACCGCGCAGCCGCCGGGCGTCAGCAGACCGGCCGCGACCGAGGCCGCCCCGGCGAGTTCGGCAAGGCCGGCGACCAGCACCATCCGGTGGCCGGGTACGAAGCCCCACTTCTCGAAGACGGCGGCGGTCCCGGCGCGCCCCGCGCCGCCGAACCAACCGAACAGTTTCTGGGTGCCGTGGCCGAACAGCAGCGCGGCGAGCAGCAGTCGCAGCAGGAGCAGCCCGAGATTCACGGCTGCGGCTCGCTCGTCGTCCGGGGCTGCAGCACGAAATCGAACTCGGCGCGCAGGTACGGCTCGTCGATGGTGCCGCCGTCGGGGGAGGAGCCGGCCGGTTCCTCGGCGAAGCGCACGATCAGCTCGTCCTTGGTGCCGAACACGACATCGGTGTCGAGGAATTCGGAGCCCTGCCGGAACAGGTGGGTGATGAGCTTCTCGTGGCCGGGGTGGTCGATCAGGAAGTGGATGTGCGCGGGACGGAAGTGACTGATGTCGGTCCTGCCGATCAGGTCACCGACCGGACCGTCCATCGGGATCGCGTAGCCGCGTGGTGCGATGGTGCGCACGCAGTACGTGCCGTCCGGTCGCGTCCGGTACTGCGCGCGCAGCCGGGCCTCGTCGATCTCCGGCAACTGCGCCTCGTAGGCGCCGTCGGCGTCGGCCTGCCATACGTCCAGGACGACGTCGGGCAGCGGCGTGCCGTCGAGGTCGAGGACCCGACCCGTGATGAACAGCGGCGTGCCCGGGACGCTGTCCGACATGTCGGCTCCGAAGCCGGCCGTCGGAGAGCCGTCGATGTGAAAGGGACCGAGCACCGTCGCCGGGGTGGCCTTCGCCGAGAAGCGGTGGTTCAGCTGGACGACGAGCGTGCTCAGACCGAGGACGTCGGAGGCGAGGATGAACTCCTGGCGTTTGTCGTCACTGATCCGGCCGGTCGCCGTGAGCCACTCGACGGCCGCCGCCCACTCCTCCTCCGTCAGCCGGACCTCGCGGGCGTACGCGTGAAGGTGCCGCACCAGCCCTGTCATCAGCTCGGCGAGCCGGGGCGAGTGAGAGGTGGCCCACCGCTTCACCGCCAGGTCGCTGAGGTTGTCCTCCGTCACGAAGGCCATGGAATGCTCCTCGATTCGTTCCGGGCTCGACCCTGCGCGGACGATTGTCCGTACAGCGGACAC
It includes:
- a CDS encoding DoxX family protein: MNLGLLLLRLLLAALLFGHGTQKLFGWFGGAGRAGTAAVFEKWGFVPGHRMVLVAGLAELAGAASVAAGLLTPGGCAVIVGTMAVAAAATAPNGFWAQKGGCEVPFWYGAVAAVLALTGPGAWSLDHLLGLTELNGPAWGSAAPALGLATAAVPLTARSRVLRARTTNSTTR
- a CDS encoding dioxygenase family protein, with amino-acid sequence MAFVTEDNLSDLAVKRWATSHSPRLAELMTGLVRHLHAYAREVRLTEEEWAAAVEWLTATGRISDDKRQEFILASDVLGLSTLVVQLNHRFSAKATPATVLGPFHIDGSPTAGFGADMSDSVPGTPLFITGRVLDLDGTPLPDVVLDVWQADADGAYEAQLPEIDEARLRAQYRTRPDGTYCVRTIAPRGYAIPMDGPVGDLIGRTDISHFRPAHIHFLIDHPGHEKLITHLFRQGSEFLDTDVVFGTKDELIVRFAEEPAGSSPDGGTIDEPYLRAEFDFVLQPRTTSEPQP